A single window of Tautonia marina DNA harbors:
- a CDS encoding DUF1570 domain-containing protein, giving the protein MSRCRAVRAGIMSLAIALLVAIAPASADLLYFAEGGEARLPVEIEGDIVQVITPDGSIPFQTEDFRAIVPGFWPEHEWPGRRRQAEAGDASDRFRAAWWAIEHGLTLEGVALLRAAHQLDPTLEPAPRLVSILDHLNQPAQTPNLTALRKVLRSNFKVSETPRLLLLHQHDDAEATERLALLDRIVTTFYLTFTTLGFELRVPSEKLVAVWFAEESDYRAFVRREAGDAFLTTRGYYHPTRRVVFVSDSRSRPEFQRSTTELRRRLDELDQAERSLADVPPSARFRLSLSGERSRAVNRSEAEQRLDALRRDTQRKLLLQTLEQRRSDQAAAVHELVHQLVIASGLAPQYDQFPIWLHEGIAMQFEAFRGDQWAGLAEAPSHRIDQWRRLRSVPAIDAIVRDQGFGQGYAPAPYAAAWALVFHLRTKQPEGFIAVLDQLRNPRSGNGDQGAAAFQAVFGQDPENLRREWIENLRTLRTPIEENAPPRSRNRSPGT; this is encoded by the coding sequence ATGAGCCGTTGTCGAGCCGTCCGAGCCGGAATCATGTCGCTGGCGATTGCGCTGCTTGTGGCAATCGCCCCGGCATCGGCCGATTTGCTCTATTTCGCCGAGGGGGGAGAGGCTCGATTACCCGTCGAGATCGAAGGTGATATCGTTCAGGTCATCACCCCTGACGGCTCAATCCCGTTTCAGACCGAGGATTTCCGAGCCATCGTTCCCGGGTTCTGGCCGGAGCACGAGTGGCCCGGGCGTCGTCGGCAGGCCGAGGCCGGCGACGCCTCGGACCGATTCCGGGCGGCCTGGTGGGCCATCGAGCACGGATTGACCCTCGAAGGAGTCGCCCTGCTTCGAGCGGCCCATCAACTCGACCCGACACTTGAGCCGGCGCCCCGCCTCGTCTCGATCCTCGATCACCTGAATCAACCCGCCCAGACCCCAAACCTGACCGCGCTCCGCAAGGTCCTCCGTTCCAACTTCAAGGTCTCCGAGACGCCTCGACTGCTCCTCCTCCATCAGCACGACGATGCCGAGGCAACCGAGCGACTGGCCTTACTCGATCGCATCGTGACGACCTTTTATCTGACGTTCACCACCCTCGGGTTCGAGTTGCGCGTTCCGTCCGAGAAGCTTGTGGCCGTCTGGTTCGCCGAGGAATCCGATTACCGGGCCTTCGTGCGCCGAGAGGCGGGCGACGCCTTTCTGACGACCCGAGGCTATTATCATCCGACCCGTCGCGTCGTGTTCGTCTCCGACAGCCGAAGCCGGCCCGAATTTCAGCGATCGACCACCGAGCTTCGCCGTCGCCTCGACGAACTCGATCAGGCCGAGCGATCCCTCGCCGACGTGCCCCCTTCAGCCCGGTTTCGTCTCAGCCTGTCCGGCGAACGTTCCCGGGCAGTCAACCGGAGCGAGGCCGAGCAGCGCCTCGATGCGTTGCGACGCGACACGCAGCGGAAACTCCTGCTTCAAACCCTGGAACAACGGCGTTCGGATCAGGCCGCAGCCGTTCACGAACTGGTTCATCAACTGGTGATCGCCTCGGGACTGGCGCCTCAGTACGATCAGTTCCCGATCTGGCTTCACGAAGGGATTGCCATGCAGTTTGAGGCGTTCCGGGGAGACCAGTGGGCCGGACTCGCCGAAGCGCCAAGCCACCGGATCGACCAGTGGCGTCGGCTACGATCGGTTCCCGCCATCGACGCGATCGTGCGCGATCAGGGCTTCGGCCAGGGCTATGCTCCCGCGCCTTACGCCGCGGCCTGGGCCCTGGTCTTCCACCTTCGCACGAAACAGCCCGAGGGGTTCATCGCGGTGCTCGATCAGCTTCGGAATCCCCGATCCGGCAACGGTGATCAAGGTGCGGCCGCCTTCCAGGCCGTCTTCGGCCAGGATCCAGAAAATCTGCGTCGGGAATGGATTGAGAATCTCCGGACCCTTCGCACACCCATCGAGGAAAATGCACCGCCTCGGTCGAGGAATCGAAGCCCAGGGACTTGA
- a CDS encoding DNA-directed RNA polymerase subunit alpha C-terminal domain-containing protein, whose amino-acid sequence MTDQMTSDVRALMDRDPFDLSTVVDLRELLGRDPSRYRTLREAVQNIKDRAQGGELEPDLQLRLGVAEVLHGHYLQALEHLEKAGDSGMAHFHRGLALENLQRWEEAADAFAAAGESDYDAKLATLHRAGAMRRAGKPDVARSLLKQLEGQADGKAEYHYQIGCLLADDREQIEAAAAFERALELDRDHTGALFQLAYINDLYGNDDVAVDYYRQCLRHPPIPLAALINLGILLEDDQRYREAETFYNQVLDHLGNEPRARLYAKDCRASRDMYYDESLEKQYDRLRTLLEIPVTDFELSVRSRNCLRKMNIRTLGDLTRTTEVALLASKNFGETSLSEIKQIMDTKGLRLGMALESAERGPALSRPSHHAPAASGPSAIEVSPEERAILGKPISELNLSVRSRKCMSKLNLQTIGDLVSRTGDELLECKNFGVTSLNEVREKLSEMGLKLRND is encoded by the coding sequence ATGACCGACCAGATGACCTCCGACGTCCGGGCCTTGATGGACCGCGACCCGTTCGACCTCTCCACCGTGGTCGATTTGCGCGAGTTGCTCGGCCGCGATCCCTCGCGCTACCGGACCCTCCGAGAGGCCGTTCAGAACATCAAGGACCGCGCCCAGGGAGGTGAACTGGAGCCGGATCTTCAACTCCGCCTCGGGGTCGCCGAAGTGCTGCACGGCCATTATCTCCAGGCCCTCGAACACCTGGAGAAGGCCGGGGATAGCGGCATGGCCCACTTCCATCGCGGTCTGGCCCTGGAAAACCTCCAGCGCTGGGAAGAAGCCGCCGACGCCTTCGCTGCTGCCGGCGAATCGGACTACGACGCCAAGCTCGCCACCCTGCACCGAGCCGGTGCCATGCGGCGGGCGGGCAAGCCGGACGTGGCTCGATCGCTGCTCAAACAGCTCGAAGGTCAGGCCGACGGCAAGGCCGAATACCATTATCAGATCGGCTGCCTCTTGGCCGACGATCGCGAGCAGATCGAAGCCGCCGCCGCCTTCGAGCGCGCCCTGGAACTCGACCGCGACCATACCGGCGCCCTGTTCCAACTGGCTTACATCAACGACCTTTACGGCAACGATGATGTCGCCGTCGATTACTATCGCCAGTGCCTCCGCCATCCGCCCATTCCCCTGGCCGCCCTCATCAATCTCGGCATCCTGCTCGAAGATGACCAGCGGTATCGAGAGGCGGAAACCTTCTACAACCAGGTCCTCGATCACCTCGGCAACGAGCCCCGCGCCCGGCTCTACGCCAAGGACTGCCGCGCCAGTCGCGACATGTACTACGACGAGAGCCTGGAAAAGCAGTACGACCGGCTCCGCACCTTGCTTGAAATCCCCGTGACCGACTTCGAGCTTTCGGTTCGTAGCCGCAACTGCCTGCGAAAGATGAACATCCGGACGCTCGGCGACTTGACCCGAACCACGGAGGTCGCCTTGCTGGCCTCCAAGAACTTCGGGGAAACGTCGCTGTCCGAGATCAAGCAGATCATGGACACCAAAGGGCTTCGCCTCGGCATGGCTCTCGAATCGGCCGAGCGAGGCCCGGCGCTGTCCCGCCCCTCGCATCACGCCCCGGCTGCGAGTGGTCCTTCGGCGATTGAAGTTTCTCCCGAAGAACGAGCCATCCTGGGTAAACCGATCAGCGAGTTGAACCTGTCGGTTCGATCGCGCAAGTGCATGTCGAAGTTGAACCTCCAGACGATCGGCGACCTTGTCAGCCGAACCGGAGACGAATTGCTCGAATGCAAGAACTTCGGCGTAACCTCGCTGAATGAGGTGCGGGAGAAGCTCTCAGAGATGGGGCTCAAGCTGCGGAACGACTAA
- the tgt gene encoding tRNA guanosine(34) transglycosylase Tgt — MAAPVRFELLAVDSGSAARCGLLHTPHGTVETPIFMPVGTQATVKGVVPDLLRASGSRMLLANTYHLALRPGEAVVEQLGGLHRFMAWDGPILTDSGGFQVFSMSDRVTLSERGVAFRSHLDGSLLDLTPERAIAIQEALGADVAMVLDHCPALPAEKAAIAEATDRTVRWAKRCKEARTRPDQAVFGIVQGGAHADLRGECAERLVEIGFDGYAIGGVSVGESPEEIRKALEVSTPHLPPDQARYLMGVGRPQDVLDAIAAGVDMFDCVLPTRNGRNATCLTMQGTVRMRNAVHKTDSRPIEEGCHCPACSQFSRGYIRHLFLADEMLGPILASVHNLAFLHRLVSRAREAIQAGRYVQFRAETLEALGPSSVK; from the coding sequence ATGGCCGCCCCCGTTCGATTCGAATTGCTCGCGGTCGACTCCGGTTCGGCCGCGCGCTGTGGTCTGCTGCACACCCCCCACGGGACGGTTGAAACGCCGATCTTCATGCCGGTCGGCACCCAGGCAACCGTCAAGGGAGTTGTCCCCGATTTGCTCCGGGCGTCGGGCAGTCGAATGCTCCTCGCCAACACCTACCACCTGGCCCTGCGGCCCGGCGAGGCGGTGGTCGAACAGCTTGGCGGCCTGCATCGATTCATGGCCTGGGACGGTCCGATCCTGACCGACTCGGGTGGTTTTCAGGTCTTCAGCATGAGCGACCGTGTCACCCTCTCCGAACGAGGAGTGGCGTTCCGGTCGCATCTTGACGGTAGCCTGCTCGATTTGACCCCCGAGCGGGCCATTGCCATTCAGGAAGCCCTGGGTGCCGATGTGGCGATGGTCCTCGATCATTGCCCCGCCTTACCGGCCGAGAAAGCCGCCATCGCCGAGGCCACCGATCGCACCGTCCGATGGGCCAAGCGTTGCAAGGAAGCCCGGACCCGCCCCGATCAGGCCGTCTTCGGGATCGTCCAGGGAGGAGCCCATGCAGACCTCCGAGGCGAGTGCGCCGAACGCCTCGTTGAAATCGGGTTCGATGGCTACGCGATCGGCGGCGTCAGCGTCGGCGAGTCTCCCGAGGAGATTCGCAAGGCACTTGAGGTCAGTACCCCCCATTTGCCCCCAGACCAGGCCCGCTATCTGATGGGGGTCGGTCGGCCGCAGGATGTCCTCGATGCGATCGCCGCCGGGGTCGACATGTTCGACTGCGTCTTGCCGACTCGAAACGGCCGCAACGCCACCTGCCTGACCATGCAGGGCACGGTTCGCATGCGCAATGCCGTCCACAAGACCGACTCCCGTCCCATCGAGGAGGGGTGCCACTGTCCCGCCTGCTCTCAGTTCAGTCGGGGGTACATCCGCCATCTGTTCCTCGCCGACGAGATGCTCGGCCCAATTCTGGCCTCGGTCCACAACCTGGCATTCTTGCACCGGCTCGTTTCTCGGGCTCGGGAAGCGATCCAGGCAGGCCGTTACGTCCAATTCCGAGCGGAGACGCTTGAAGCCCTTGGCCCGTCGTCGGTAAAGTGA
- the yajC gene encoding preprotein translocase subunit YajC, producing the protein MPGTICSLIPVCFAQAAQGAGGEASMSPMMVLLVQFGPVLLLAFFLFFWLPMRNQKRRMAMIHALKKNDRVLTESGIYGTVVSVDEKADKIVLRIDDEKGVRLTCRKTSVVGLVDAGATDKKAS; encoded by the coding sequence ATGCCCGGCACGATCTGCTCGCTCATTCCGGTGTGCTTCGCCCAGGCGGCCCAGGGGGCCGGTGGCGAGGCATCGATGTCTCCGATGATGGTGCTGCTCGTGCAATTCGGGCCAGTGCTGCTCCTGGCCTTCTTCCTGTTCTTCTGGCTGCCCATGCGTAACCAGAAGCGCCGCATGGCGATGATCCATGCCTTGAAGAAGAATGACCGCGTGCTCACGGAGTCGGGCATTTACGGAACGGTGGTGTCGGTCGATGAGAAGGCTGACAAGATCGTGCTTCGGATCGACGACGAGAAGGGGGTCAGGCTGACCTGCCGCAAGACGAGTGTTGTCGGCCTCGTCGACGCGGGAGCGACGGATAAGAAAGCCTCCTGA
- the secD gene encoding protein translocase subunit SecD: MKNVTSRLILIALAAVSGLAILFSQQLGLSDERPLKLGIDLSGGTILVYQVEEQAGEQVDLNELVAALKRRINPEGVFDITIRPVGQDRVEIIMPEEMANQAEEVKRKLTEEGSLAFRILASTNRAADFPSYLNRLNRDTDPIVDRLPVVTSPGSETESFRWAKVGEELVVPSASGTPTSVSEQTITDTNADWEPNRFRGLQVVLQRSGSAPSARFEIERNTNDTLVLRQPHQLESSAITGYSIDYADGPNQIIDPIREWPTNRYSGLPVVLEGLRDGEPATLTAEISGNTSNTFTLTEAHGLESVTSYRLAYNPSGIAVGPDGVSITPEAAGDWIVRGVPVPTQPGLTEYFVLYEVPRESQDVTGDMLDRVYPTTDEQLRAAVGFNLDPTGSRRFGNLTGRYRPRQEGAFRFNLAILLDGEIMSAPQINDRITDRGIITMGGRGSQATEQVNYLIDILRAGSLPIALQSPPLQEETIGPTLGEDTIRKGVYAITIALGLVPLFMLVYYRVAGLISVIALLLNMVLLLASMALTGSSITLPGLAGLALTIGMAVDANVLIFERMREERDRGAPLGQQIRNGFGKAWSTILDSNVTTILTGIVLWSVGTEEVKGFALVTIIGLLWNLFTAVFVSRTLFDLAYQQGWIKRLSMLRVLSKTNIDFVAPRRYCMAGSLLVIALGLTVFFNRGGADQRGAMYNIDFTGGTLVTLRLDSEELKGLSSSARVSAVRNQAGETLPNVTVESLTLIDAEGGPSAAPRYNIRTTEESPEEVQKAILEAFSDSLVRVELQTETMTDEASDPVLDEADSTRYRLSLNLPQAPSRITEALARVLASADPPVPSPRSQFSISNPDAPPNNPDQAGETLELSTTIPPDQFDPALATLGEELRNDRDFLFERLENFGGVVAGETRQKAIVAIIASWMIIIAYLWFRFQAVAYGFAAVIALIHDVLIALGAVALAGYKIDLPMIAAFLTLIGFSVNDTIVIFDRIREIKGKSPNLTARLVNDAINMTLSRTILTSLTTWLVVLIFYGFGGEGLAGFSFCLVIGFISGTYSTIFIAAPILVEWLGKRSKKGSEALATSR, from the coding sequence ATGAAGAATGTGACCTCTCGCCTGATCCTGATCGCCCTTGCAGCCGTCTCCGGCCTGGCGATCCTCTTCTCTCAGCAACTCGGCCTGAGTGATGAGCGCCCGTTGAAGCTGGGCATCGACCTTTCCGGCGGCACGATCCTGGTCTACCAGGTCGAGGAACAAGCCGGCGAGCAGGTCGACCTGAACGAACTCGTGGCAGCCCTGAAGCGGCGCATCAATCCCGAAGGGGTGTTCGACATCACGATCCGACCCGTCGGTCAGGATCGGGTCGAAATCATCATGCCCGAGGAGATGGCCAACCAGGCCGAGGAAGTCAAGCGCAAGCTGACCGAGGAAGGCTCGCTCGCCTTCCGGATCCTCGCCTCGACCAATCGTGCCGCCGACTTCCCGTCTTACCTCAATCGTCTGAACCGAGACACCGATCCGATCGTCGATCGGTTGCCGGTCGTCACCTCGCCCGGCTCTGAGACCGAGAGCTTCCGCTGGGCGAAAGTCGGCGAGGAACTCGTGGTGCCCTCCGCCAGCGGCACCCCGACCTCGGTGAGTGAACAGACCATCACCGACACCAATGCCGACTGGGAGCCGAACCGCTTCCGAGGCTTGCAGGTCGTTCTGCAACGCTCTGGAAGCGCCCCCTCCGCCCGATTCGAGATCGAGCGTAACACGAACGACACGCTCGTCCTTCGCCAACCGCACCAGCTCGAATCGAGCGCCATTACCGGCTACTCGATTGACTACGCCGACGGCCCGAACCAGATCATCGACCCGATCCGGGAGTGGCCCACCAATCGCTACTCCGGTCTCCCCGTGGTTCTGGAAGGTCTTCGAGACGGTGAGCCGGCCACGCTGACTGCCGAGATCTCCGGCAACACATCCAACACCTTCACCCTGACTGAAGCGCACGGGCTCGAATCCGTCACCTCTTACCGCCTGGCATACAACCCAAGCGGCATCGCCGTGGGGCCGGACGGAGTTTCGATCACTCCCGAAGCCGCTGGAGACTGGATCGTCCGGGGCGTGCCGGTTCCCACCCAGCCGGGCCTCACCGAGTACTTCGTCCTCTACGAGGTCCCCCGAGAATCGCAGGATGTGACCGGTGACATGCTCGATCGGGTCTACCCGACCACCGATGAGCAGCTCCGGGCCGCCGTCGGGTTCAACCTCGATCCGACCGGATCGCGACGCTTCGGCAACCTGACCGGACGCTATCGCCCTCGCCAGGAAGGGGCCTTCCGGTTCAACCTCGCCATCCTCCTCGACGGCGAGATCATGTCGGCCCCCCAGATCAACGACCGCATCACCGACCGCGGCATCATCACCATGGGAGGTCGCGGCAGCCAGGCCACCGAACAGGTCAACTATCTGATCGATATCCTCCGGGCCGGAAGCTTACCGATTGCCTTGCAAAGTCCTCCGCTTCAGGAGGAGACGATCGGCCCAACCCTCGGCGAAGACACGATTCGCAAGGGGGTCTACGCAATCACGATTGCCCTGGGCCTCGTTCCGCTGTTCATGCTCGTGTATTACCGAGTCGCGGGCTTGATCTCGGTCATCGCCTTGCTCTTGAACATGGTCTTGCTGCTGGCCTCGATGGCCCTGACCGGCAGCTCGATCACCTTGCCTGGTCTGGCCGGTCTGGCATTGACGATCGGCATGGCCGTGGATGCGAACGTCCTCATCTTTGAACGGATGAGGGAAGAACGGGACCGGGGTGCACCACTCGGCCAGCAGATCCGCAACGGCTTCGGCAAGGCCTGGTCCACGATTCTCGACTCGAACGTCACGACGATCCTGACGGGCATCGTCCTCTGGTCGGTCGGGACCGAGGAGGTCAAAGGGTTCGCCCTTGTGACGATCATCGGCCTGCTCTGGAACCTGTTCACGGCCGTCTTCGTCTCTCGAACGCTCTTCGACCTGGCCTATCAACAAGGCTGGATCAAGCGGCTCAGCATGCTCCGGGTCCTGAGCAAGACGAACATCGACTTTGTCGCCCCCCGACGCTACTGCATGGCCGGTTCGCTCCTGGTCATTGCGCTCGGGCTGACGGTGTTCTTCAACCGAGGAGGTGCCGACCAGCGGGGCGCGATGTACAACATTGACTTCACCGGCGGTACGCTGGTCACACTCCGGCTCGATAGCGAAGAACTCAAAGGGCTGAGTTCCTCGGCCCGAGTCTCCGCCGTGCGAAACCAGGCGGGAGAAACGCTGCCGAACGTCACGGTCGAGAGCCTGACCCTGATCGACGCGGAAGGCGGCCCCTCCGCTGCTCCTCGCTATAACATCCGAACGACCGAGGAGTCTCCCGAAGAGGTTCAGAAGGCCATTCTGGAAGCCTTCAGCGATAGCCTGGTTCGGGTCGAACTTCAGACCGAAACGATGACTGACGAGGCGTCCGACCCCGTCCTCGACGAGGCCGACTCGACCCGCTACCGCCTCTCCTTGAACCTTCCCCAGGCACCGTCTCGGATCACCGAGGCACTCGCTCGCGTTCTGGCGTCGGCCGATCCTCCGGTCCCGAGCCCTCGAAGCCAGTTCAGCATCTCGAACCCCGACGCTCCGCCCAACAACCCGGACCAGGCTGGCGAAACCCTCGAACTGAGCACCACCATCCCGCCCGACCAGTTCGATCCCGCCCTGGCCACGCTCGGAGAAGAACTGCGCAATGACCGCGACTTCCTGTTCGAACGTCTGGAGAATTTCGGCGGCGTTGTGGCGGGCGAAACTCGTCAGAAGGCCATCGTGGCCATCATCGCGAGCTGGATGATCATCATCGCCTACCTCTGGTTCCGCTTCCAGGCGGTCGCCTACGGGTTCGCGGCGGTGATCGCCCTGATCCACGACGTGCTCATCGCACTCGGCGCCGTGGCGCTGGCCGGCTACAAGATCGACCTGCCGATGATCGCCGCCTTCCTGACCTTGATTGGCTTCTCGGTCAATGACACGATCGTCATCTTCGACCGCATCCGAGAGATCAAAGGCAAATCGCCGAACCTCACGGCCCGCCTGGTCAACGACGCGATCAACATGACCCTGAGCCGGACGATCCTCACCTCACTCACCACCTGGCTCGTGGTGTTAATCTTCTACGGATTCGGTGGTGAGGGGCTTGCAGGTTTCTCGTTCTGCCTGGTGATCGGCTTCATCAGCGGCACCTACAGTACGATCTTCATCGCCGCCCCGATCCTCGTCGAGTGGCTCGGGAAACGATCGAAGAAGGGCTCCGAGGCCCTGGCAACCAGCCGGTAA
- a CDS encoding bis(5'-nucleosyl)-tetraphosphatase encodes MRQIRACGILLMTRSEPRSFLLMRHADRWDLPKGRVDPGESDLECAYREFEEETGIARSSIVLDESFRFELVYYPVRKKSGTLDCKTLVIFLATVPERPPIAATEHLGHEWIVWQPPHKIQEQTINPLLEAVARHLDASSELVEPS; translated from the coding sequence ATGCGACAGATCCGAGCCTGCGGCATTTTGCTAATGACCCGCTCCGAGCCCCGATCGTTTTTGCTGATGCGGCACGCCGACCGCTGGGATCTCCCGAAAGGGAGGGTCGATCCCGGCGAGTCGGATCTGGAGTGCGCGTACCGCGAGTTCGAGGAGGAAACGGGCATTGCCCGGTCCTCGATCGTGCTCGATGAGTCGTTCCGGTTTGAGCTGGTCTATTATCCTGTGCGGAAGAAGTCCGGAACGCTCGATTGCAAGACCCTCGTGATCTTTCTGGCAACGGTGCCGGAGCGACCGCCCATTGCGGCCACGGAGCACCTCGGCCACGAATGGATTGTCTGGCAACCGCCGCACAAGATTCAGGAACAGACGATCAACCCGCTTCTGGAGGCGGTTGCGAGGCACCTGGATGCCTCGTCGGAGCTGGTTGAGCCCTCCTGA
- the cimA gene encoding citramalate synthase, which produces MTRIAIYDTTLRDGSQGEGVNFSLQDKLLITQRLDELGIDYIEGGYPLSNPKDEAFFRAIRDLDLDHARVAAFGMTRRRDMAAEDDPGMKALVGAGSPVITVVGKSWDLHAREVLGVSLEENLRMIADSVAFLGAAPHGPEIVYDAEHFFDGYRKNPDYALDTIRHAAEAGAAWIVLCDTNGGTLPEQIAEAIDAVRQVTSVPLGIHTHNDGDLAVANTLAAIRRGATQVQGTINGIGERCGNVDLCSAIANLSLKYEGYELLRSGSLTHLTEVSRYVYELANLNFRNGQPFVGASAFAHKGGMHVHGIRKVVHSYEHIDPSVVGNERRVLVSELSGRSNIAEKLAEHGLQHDSELMARVLARVQDLENEGYQFEAAEASFVLLVEKEAGRYQNWFERLHYHVSVEARDGGDPITEATVKLRVGETIEHTVSEGDGPVNALDGALRKALESHFPKLREMSLVDYKVRVINARAGTAARVRVVIESRDKDSVWGTVGVSENVIEASWLALVDAFDHKLSKDARQSASDHPEGKLASASSRG; this is translated from the coding sequence ATGACGCGCATCGCCATCTACGACACAACTCTGCGCGACGGCAGCCAGGGCGAGGGAGTGAACTTCTCGCTTCAGGACAAGCTGCTCATTACCCAACGGCTCGATGAACTGGGAATTGATTACATTGAAGGGGGATATCCCCTGTCGAACCCCAAGGACGAGGCATTTTTCCGAGCCATCCGCGATCTGGACCTGGACCATGCTCGGGTCGCCGCCTTCGGAATGACCCGCCGCAGAGACATGGCCGCGGAAGATGACCCGGGCATGAAGGCGTTGGTGGGCGCGGGGTCGCCTGTGATCACCGTGGTCGGCAAGAGCTGGGATCTGCACGCTCGGGAGGTGCTCGGGGTCAGCCTGGAGGAAAACCTCCGGATGATCGCCGATTCCGTGGCCTTTCTCGGTGCCGCGCCTCACGGTCCTGAGATCGTGTACGATGCTGAGCACTTTTTCGACGGCTATCGAAAGAACCCCGATTATGCGCTCGACACGATCCGACACGCGGCCGAGGCTGGGGCGGCCTGGATCGTGCTTTGCGACACCAACGGCGGGACCTTGCCCGAACAGATCGCCGAGGCGATTGACGCCGTTCGGCAGGTGACATCGGTGCCCCTCGGGATCCATACGCACAATGACGGCGACCTGGCCGTGGCCAATACACTGGCCGCGATCCGTCGCGGGGCGACCCAGGTGCAGGGAACGATCAACGGCATCGGAGAGCGTTGCGGGAATGTCGATCTGTGCAGCGCGATCGCCAACCTTTCCTTGAAATATGAGGGATACGAACTGCTCCGCTCGGGAAGTCTGACGCATCTGACGGAAGTGTCTCGATACGTCTACGAACTGGCCAATCTGAACTTCCGAAACGGTCAACCGTTTGTCGGGGCCAGTGCGTTCGCGCATAAGGGGGGGATGCACGTTCACGGCATCCGGAAGGTGGTCCACAGCTACGAACATATCGATCCGAGCGTTGTTGGCAACGAGCGCCGGGTGCTCGTGAGCGAATTGTCAGGCCGGTCGAACATTGCGGAGAAGCTGGCCGAGCATGGCCTGCAACATGATTCGGAGTTGATGGCCAGGGTGCTCGCTCGGGTGCAGGATCTCGAGAACGAGGGGTATCAATTCGAGGCTGCCGAGGCCAGCTTTGTGTTGCTCGTCGAGAAGGAAGCCGGACGGTATCAGAACTGGTTTGAGAGGCTGCACTATCATGTGAGTGTCGAGGCTCGTGACGGCGGCGACCCGATCACCGAGGCGACGGTGAAGCTTCGCGTCGGTGAAACCATCGAGCATACCGTGAGTGAGGGAGACGGCCCGGTCAACGCCCTGGACGGGGCGTTGCGCAAGGCGCTCGAATCGCACTTCCCGAAGCTCCGAGAAATGAGTCTGGTGGACTACAAGGTCCGCGTGATCAATGCTCGGGCCGGCACCGCGGCTCGCGTCCGCGTGGTGATTGAGAGCCGCGACAAGGATTCGGTCTGGGGAACGGTTGGCGTGTCCGAGAACGTCATCGAGGCGAGCTGGCTTGCCCTGGTCGATGCGTTTGATCACAAGCTCTCGAAGGACGCCAGACAATCGGCCTCGGATCACCCTGAGGGGAAGCTCGCCTCTGCTTCCTCCCGGGGATGA
- a CDS encoding uracil-DNA glycosylase family protein encodes MRSVEDLLEAIAQEARRTEFPIDEPVYNACKKDPTWPILFAGSLSARVCSFGRDLGRDEVKWGQPQIGAGGRLVRREVYREFLGEPPDDDPKFEAALDHILLSNTVPYKPPGNKAYSTTVKERFRPFVAEFLAAHWSGDRVLCLGTEAFKWFTPYVGTKVVDDFWKRDDRYEADLPCELVVDTDEGTFRKSIVLGPLPHPSPLNQRWYGKFPTLLRQRLQAIASA; translated from the coding sequence ATGCGCAGTGTTGAAGACCTGCTCGAAGCGATTGCCCAGGAAGCCCGACGGACCGAGTTTCCCATCGATGAACCCGTTTATAACGCCTGCAAGAAAGACCCGACCTGGCCAATTCTCTTCGCGGGCTCGCTGTCGGCCCGCGTCTGTTCGTTCGGACGCGACCTGGGCCGCGATGAAGTGAAATGGGGACAGCCCCAGATCGGTGCCGGCGGCCGCCTGGTCCGTCGAGAAGTCTACCGCGAGTTTCTTGGTGAGCCCCCCGACGATGACCCGAAATTTGAAGCAGCGCTTGATCATATTTTACTTTCCAACACCGTTCCGTACAAACCGCCCGGCAACAAAGCGTACTCGACAACCGTCAAGGAACGCTTTCGGCCCTTCGTGGCCGAGTTCCTCGCAGCCCACTGGTCCGGCGACCGCGTGCTCTGCCTCGGAACCGAGGCCTTCAAGTGGTTTACCCCGTACGTGGGGACCAAGGTCGTCGACGACTTCTGGAAACGAGACGATCGCTACGAGGCCGACTTGCCTTGCGAGCTGGTCGTGGACACCGACGAAGGAACCTTCCGAAAGTCGATCGTCTTGGGGCCGCTTCCGCACCCCTCCCCGTTAAACCAGCGTTGGTATGGGAAGTTCCCGACACTCCTCCGACAGCGTCTCCAGGCCATCGCATCGGCCTGA
- a CDS encoding BlaI/MecI/CopY family transcriptional regulator: protein MRKVQMVTDRELEILKVLWAKGRASVREVQDELVKDSGPVAYSTVQTLLNIMEEKKGLVSHVVEGRTFIYMPLKSPERTIRDLTRRFVDRVFDGALDRTLVALLDSKPPTPEEFDRLRAMLDEAQRQGSSTVGSQNPSD, encoded by the coding sequence ATGAGAAAAGTCCAGATGGTCACCGATCGCGAGCTTGAGATTCTCAAGGTCCTCTGGGCCAAGGGACGCGCCAGTGTCCGAGAGGTTCAGGATGAACTGGTCAAGGACAGTGGACCTGTTGCCTACAGCACGGTGCAAACCCTGCTGAACATCATGGAAGAAAAGAAAGGACTGGTCAGCCACGTCGTCGAGGGGCGAACCTTCATCTATATGCCGCTCAAATCCCCGGAACGAACCATCCGGGACCTGACGAGACGCTTCGTGGACCGGGTCTTCGACGGTGCGCTCGACCGAACACTCGTCGCGTTGCTTGATTCGAAGCCACCGACGCCTGAGGAATTCGACCGTCTCCGGGCGATGCTCGACGAGGCGCAACGCCAGGGGTCCTCGACGGTTGGCTCGCAGAACCCTTCGGACTGA